In Phlebotomus papatasi isolate M1 chromosome 1, Ppap_2.1, whole genome shotgun sequence, the following proteins share a genomic window:
- the LOC129798081 gene encoding BTB/POZ domain-containing adapter for CUL3-mediated RhoA degradation protein 3: protein MCDNTLIRPSSQYVKLNVGGSLFQTTIGTLTKHDTMFRAMFSGRMDLHTDAEGWIMIDRSGTHFDVILNFMRDGTVTLPETAKGVSELLAEAKYYCISELAESCERALPKKERETEPICRVPLITSQKEEQMLISSSIKPVVKLLINRHNNKYSYTNTSDDNLLKNIELFDKLSLRFSCRILFIKDVIGSNEICCWSFYGNGKRVAEVCCTSIVYATDKKHTKVEYPEARIYEETLNIILYEDKHLPDQELVQATSTTRGVVAAGSAGLSTYTSDEEEERTGLARLRSNKQNNPT from the exons ATGTGTGATAACACACTAATACGCCCTTCGTCCCAGTACGTGAAGCTCAATGTTGGCGGATCTCT ATTCCAGACTACTATTGGCACCCTCACGAAGCATGACACCATGTTCAGGGCTATGTTCAGTGGGCGGATGGACTTGCACACGGATGCAGAAG GGTGGATAATGATTGATCGCAGTGGCACACACTTTGACGTCATCCTCAATTTCATGAGGGACGGCACAGTGACGCTGCCGGAGACAGCAAAGGGAGTGTCTGAATTGCTGGCTGAAGCCAAGTACTACTGCATCAGCGAATTGGCTGAGTCTTGTGAGAGAGCGCTGCCGAAGAAGGAGCGCGAAACTGAACCCATCTGCAGGGTGCCGCTCATCACCTCCCAAAAGGAGGAACAAATGCTGATAAGCTCATCAATTAAA CCCGTAGTTAAATTGCTGATTAATCGCCACAACAATAAGTATTCCTACACAAACACATCCGACGACAATTTGCTGAAGAACATTGAGTTGTTCGACAAGTTGTCGTTGCGATTCAGCTGTCGCATCCTGTTTATCAAGGACGTTATTGGCTCAAATGAAATCTGTTGCTGGAGTTTCTATGGGAATGGCAAGAGGGTGGCTGAGGTGTGTTGTACGTCCATTGTCTATGCCACGGACAAGAAACACACGAAAGTTGAGTATCCAGAGGCGAGAATCTACGAAGAGACGCTCAATATAATTTTGTATGAGGATAAGCATTTGCCGGATCAGGAATTGGTGCAGGCTACAAGTACGACGAGAGGAGTTGTGGCGGCTGGAAGTGCGGGATTGTCGACGTATACGAGTGATGAGGAGGAGGAAAGGACTGGACTGGCGCGATTGAGATCGAATAAACAGAATAACCCCACTTGA
- the LOC129798092 gene encoding intraflagellar transport protein 20 homolog, whose translation MSEELAKVGLYIDDLYLLRVIEPEIANETNDLRHDCTSYSDKLQDFQTLIQSFIRVAEDFGAEVEREKIRTIGIQNLVKNLSKQRESEHQKIQSQIVEKSLELERLKIELQHLQRIESEQQEIIDNFYQTQ comes from the exons ATGAGTGAAGAATTGGCCAAGGTTGGCCTTTACATCGATGACCTGTACCTACTGAGGGTGATTGAGCCAGAAATTGCCAATGAAACCAACGATCTCAGGCATGATTGCACCAGCTACAGCGACA AGCTCCAGGACTTCCAGACACTCATCCAGAGCTTCATCAGGGTGGCAGAAGACTTTGGAGCCGAGGTGGAGCGAGAGAAAATCCGCACAATTGGCATTCAGAATCTCGTGAAGAATCTCTCAAAGCAGCGAGAATCCGAACACCAGAAGATTCAGTCGCAGATTGTTGAGAAATCCCTGGAATTAGAACGCCTAAAGATTGAGCTACAGCACCTGCAGCGCATTGAATCCGAACAGCAAGAGATCATCGACAATTTCTATCAAACTCAATAA
- the LOC129798022 gene encoding probable protein phosphatase CG10417, which translates to MGAYLSEPITEKNSCDEENELLACGASCMQGWRINQEDAHNCLLNFDRDTSFFAVYDGHGGPEIALYCSQKLPEFLKNTEAYKAGEMEKALKDAFLGFDDTLLQPEVIEELKQLAGDKYPEHEEETETDDEEDLAELCQESRMPLTEVLEKYKEGKVEAGPVARLKGKEQKPLSPFLRAAQKSDGPAASSSSSGGGASGSSGQGSSGWRPVRKLEAEIDSTVSSSSTMEKTEEPPPETNEVSECESVNNGKESYNSPDSSSSSSTVRKSVDVQEPEKPGSSTDQVTRPPADVKIPNGEGDEDGVSASSSKATASAAGSHQEPEISTNSGKGEGVSSSSSAVQENGEVSSNSGGCSSTNDRLPKRSAAPSHIPTDPNTSSSDSEDDKDETYNENNSSTEEVGEEDSEMEEEEEYNSEYEEGSDEDEECAHEEVDDTFMNNMIEEPGKDSGCTAVVALLCGQDLYVANAGDSRCVVCRDGKAIEMSFDHKPEDEIEHTRITNAGGKVTIDGRVNGGLNLSRAIGDHAYKMNFELPPDQQMISALPDVKKITLTPEDEFMVLACDGIWNFMSSETVVEFVKQRLDEGRDRISQICEELFDNCLAKDTTGDGTGCDNMTAIIVKFPKGDARKEAAAGEETSEVVVSSKKRSASPGAKEEADGAKRLKTDDEFPEAVVVDTNVDQVSST; encoded by the exons ATGGGTGCATACCTGTCGGAGCCGATAACTGAGAAGAATTCCTGCGATGAAGAGAATGAATTGTTGGCGTGCGGGGCGAGTTGTATGCAGGGCTGGCGAATAAATCAAGAg GACGCCCACAATTGTTTGTTGAATTTCGATCGGGATACTTCATTTTTTGCCGTTTATGATGGGCATGGGGGCCCTGAGATTGCACTGTACTGCAGTCAGAAGTTGCCGGAGTTCCTGAAGAATACGGAAGCGTATAAAGCGGGGGAGATGGAGAAGGCGTTGAAGGATGCTTTTCTGGGTTTCGATGATACTCTGCTGCAGCCGGAAGTGATTGAGGAGCTCAAACAGTTGGCTGGGGATAAGTATCCGGAGCATGAGGAGGAAACGGAGACGGATGATGAGGAGGATCTGGCGGAATTGTGTCAGGAGAGTCGAATGCCACTCACGGAGGTCCTGGAGAAGTACAAGGAGGGCAAGGTTGAAGCTGGACCCGTGGCGAGGTTGAAGGGGAAGGAACAGAAGCCACTGTCACCGTTTTTGCGAGCAGCCCAGAAGAGTGATGGACCTGCAGCGTCTTCGAGTAGCTCAGGAGGAGGAGCTTCGGGAAGTAGTGGCCAGGGATCGTCTGGATGGCGTCCAGTGAGGAAATTGGAGGCAGAAATAGACTCAACGGTGAGCAGTTCGAGCACAATGGAGAAGACAGAGGAGCCACCGCCGGAGACCAATGAAGTGTCAGAGTGTGAAAGTGTAAACAATGGCAAAGAGAGCTACAACAGTCCCGATTCCTCCTCATCCTCCTCGACTGTGCGCAAGAGTGTCGATGTGCAGGAGCCAGAGAAGCCAGGCAGCAGTACAGATCAGGTCACGAGGCCGCCAGCAGATGTCAAGATACCGAATGGCGAAGGTGATGAAGATGGTGTCTCAGCATCAAGTTCCAAGGCAACAGCATCAGCCGCAGGGAGTCACCAGGAGCCAGAAATATCGACAAATAGTGGCAAGGGAGAGGGAGTCTCGAGTTCATCGTCAGCTGTGCAGGAGAATGGGGAGGTTAGTAGCAACAGCGGTGGATGCTCAAGTACCAATGATCGTTTGCCCAAAAGATCAGCAGCTCCGTCACACATCCCAACAGATCCCAATACCTCATCCTCAGACTCAGAAGATGACAAGGATGAGACGTACAATGAGAATAACTCCAGCACAGAGGAAGTCGGGGAGGAAGACAGTGAaatggaggaggaggaggagtaCAATTCAGAGTATGAGGAGGGCAGTGATGAGGATGAGGAGTGTGCCCATGAAGAAGTCGATGATACATTCATGAATAACATGATTGAGGAACCGGGCAAGGATAGTGGATGCACGGCTGTTGTGGCACTGCTCTGTGGTCAGGATCTCTATGTGGCGAATGCAGGAGACTCAAGGTGTGTCGTCTGCCGAGATGGCAAGGCCATAGAGATGAGTTTCGATCACAAGCCAGAAGATGAGATTGAACACACAAGGATCACCAATGCCGGCGGCAAAGTCACCATCGATGGTCGTGTCAATGGAGGACTCAATCTCTCCCGAGCAATTGGTGATCATGCCTACAAAATG aatttcgAACTCCCACCGGATCAGCAGATGATCTCGGCTCTGCCGGACGTCAAGAAGATCACACTGACGCCAGAGGATGAATTCATGGTGTTGGCTTGCGATGGCATCTGGAACTTCATGTCCAGCGAGACGGTGGTGGAGTTTGTGAAGCAGAGACTGGATGAAGGAAGAGACAGAATATCTCAGATTTGCGAAGAG TTGTTCGACAATTGTCTGGCAAAGGACACAACGGGCGATGGCACCGGATGTGACAACATGACAGCCATCATCGTGAAATTCCCGAAGGGCGATGCGCGCAAGGAGGCAGCAGCCGGCGAGGAGACGAGCGAAGTTGTGGTGTCCAGCAAGAAGAGGTCGGCGTCTCCGGGCGCCAAGGAGGAGGCCGATGGGGCGAAAAGACTAAAGACTGATGATGAATTTCCGGAAGCTGTTGTTGTGGACACAAATGTGGACCAAGTCAGCTCCACGTGA
- the LOC129798058 gene encoding ruvB-like helicase 1 — translation MKIEEVKSTVKTQRIAAHSHIKGLGLDENGVALQNAAGLVGQKNAREAAGIVIDLIRSKKMAGRALLLAGPPGTGKTAIALAIAQELGNKVPFCPMVGSEVFSAEIKKTEVLMENFRRSIGLRIRETKEVYEGEVTELTPVETENPMGGYGKTISNVVIGLKTAKGTKQLKLDPSIYESLQKEKVEVGDVIYIEANSGAVKRQGRSDTFATEFDLETEEYVPLPKGDVHKKKEVVQDVTLHDLDVANAKPQGGQDVLSMMGQLMKPKKTEITDKLRMEINKVVNRYIDQGIAELVPGVLFIDEVHMLDLETFTYLHKSLESAIAPIVIFATNRGHCIVRGTDDIVSPHGIPLDLLDRLLIIRTLTYNVSEIEQIIKLRAQTEGLQIEESAVAALSEIGKTTTLRYAVQLLTPAFQTCKVNGRSVISKEDVLEISALFLDAKKSAKFLSEKNNKYMM, via the coding sequence ATGAAGATTGAGGAAGTGAAAAGCACGGTGAAAACACAGAGAATTGCCGCCCACAGTCACATAAAGGGGTTAGGTTTGGATGAGAATGGAGTAGCTCTGCAGAATGCTGCTGGACTCGTTGGTCAGAAGAATGCCCGAGAGGCTGCTGGGATTGTAATTGACTTGATTCGTAGCAAAAAGATGGCTGGGCGGGCTCTTTTGCTGGCTGGTCCTCCAGGAACGGGAAAGACAGCTATTGCCCTGGCTATTGCTCAGGAGCTGGGCAATAAGGTACCTTTCTGCCCGATGGTGGGCTCGGAAGTGTTCTCTGCCGAAATCAAGAAGACCGAGGTGTTGATGGAGAACTTCCGACGGTCGATTGGTCTCCGGATCCGGGAGACTAAGGAAGTTTACGAAGGGGAAGTGACAGAATTGACTCCAGTGGAAACGGAGAATCCCATGGGAGGATATGGGAAGACAATTAGCAATGTGGTGATTGGTTTGAAGACGGCCAAAGGAACGAAGCAGCTAAAGCTCGATCCCAGCATCTACGAATCTCTGCAGAAGGAGAAGGTGGAAGTGGGAGATGTGATTTATATTGAGGCAAATAGTGGAGCGGTTAAGAGACAAGGACGAAGTGATACATTCGCAACGGAATTTGATCTGGAAACTGAGGAGTATGTTCCTCTGCCGAAGGGAGATGTTCACAAGAAGAAGGAAGTTGTTCAGGATGTGACACTGCATGATCTGGATGTGGCCAATGCTAAGCCTCAGGGTGGTCAGGATGTCTTGTCGATGATGGGACAGTTGATGAAGCCCAAGAAGACAGAGATCACAGACAAACTGAGGATGGAAATTAACAAAGTCGTCAATCGGTACATCGATCAGGGAATTGCTGAACTCGTTCCGGGAGTGCTGTTCATTGACGAAGTGCACATGCTGGATCTGGAGACTTTCACATATCTCCATAAATCTCTGGAATCCGCAATAGCTCCTATTGTAATCTTTGCCACAAATCGTGGGCATTGCATCGTCCGTGGAACTGATGATATTGTCTCTCCACATGGGATACCTCTGGATCTCTTGGATCGCTTGCTCATCATCCGTACGCTGACGTACAACGTCTCGGAGATTGAGCAAATCATCAAATTGCGGGCTCAGACGGAGGGATTGCAGATCGAGGAGTCGGCTGTGGCAGCTCTCAGTGAGATTGGCAAGACGACCACTCTCAGATACGCTGTTCAGCTCCTAACGCCGGCTTTCCAGACCTGCAAGGTCAATGGGAGGAGTGTCATCTCAAAGGAAGATGTCCTTGAGATCAGTGCACTCTTCCTGGATGCCAAGAAGTCAGCTAAGTTTTTGTCAGAGAAGAATAACAAGTACATGATGTAA